The Phaeocystidibacter marisrubri genomic interval CCTAGATGTCCTGCTCCGAGAACGCCTATTTTTAGCGGCATAGTAACTCTACTTTGAGTTCAAAGGTAAGGCAAAATGACAGGAAGAATGGCAGACTGATTGTAATCGATTTTGCACTTTGGTTTGTTAATTTCGTGGCGCCGATTCAACCATGAGAAAAGATACCCCAAAACATCAGGGCTTGCGAAACCAGTTGGTGGAGGTCCTACGTGAAAAAGGTGTGAACAACGAAGCCGTATTGACTGCGATTTCGAAGGTTCCACGTCATTTGTATATGGATAGCTCCTTTGAGCAATACGCCTACCGAGATCAGGCGTTTCCTATTCGCGCAAACCAAACGATTTCTCAGCCTTACACAGTAGCTGTCCAAAGTGATTTGCTCGGGGTTTCTGAAGGAGATAAGGTTCTCGAAATCGGAACAGGCTCTGGATATCAGGCCGCTGTTCTTTGCGAGATGGGAGTGAAGGTTTTTACGGTTGAACGTCAAAAGGAACTCTTTGATCACACGAGTGTTTTGTTGCAACAATTGGGATACAAGCCTACCGCTAAGTTTGGCGATGGTTATAAAGGGATGCCCACGTTTGCACCTTTTGATGGTATCGTAGTAACGGCTGCGGCTCCAGAAATTCCCAAAGCTCTTCTGGCTCAACTCAAAGTGGGAGGGAGATTGGTGATACCGGTTGGAGCTGTAGACGCTGTACAAACGATGTATTGCATCACACGAAAGAGCGAAAAACAGTTTTCGAGAGCGGTGCATGGCGACTTCCGTTTTGTTCCGATGCTATCCGATAAGGAATAGTCGCCCGTTTACTTACCTTTGTTCGCTCATGAAAAATGATGTCCTCATAAAAAACCGCAAGGCTCGTCACGATTACGAGTTACTGGAAACCTTTACCGCAGGCTTGAAATTGCAGGGAACGGAGATTAAGTCCATTCGTCAAGGCAAGGCCAACTTAGCGGATAGCTATTGCTATTTTGAAGGAGAGGAATTGTTTGTGAAGAACATGCACATTGCTGAGTACGATCACGGCAATATTTTCAACCACGATCCACTGCGCGAACGCAAGTTGCTTCTTTCTAGACGAGAATTAGACAAGCTTCAGAAGAAGTTAAAAGATCAAGGGTTAACCATCGTAACCCTTCGTTTGTACATCAACGACAGAGGATGGGCCAAGCTAGATATCGCCTTGGCAAAGGGTAAGAAGCAACACGACAAGCGCGACACGTTGAAAGAGAAACAACAGAAGCGCGACATGGATAGAGCCAAGGCTTCATATTGAGGAATTCCGCTCTTTCTTGATTACTTTTGCGGCAAATTCTCCGCATGTACAAGTCGATCATTCGTCCCATTTTATTCCAACTCAATCCTGAGTCGGCACACCACTTCACATTTAAATTTGTCAAGGTCATTCACCGCATTCCCGGTGTAGGCGCTATGCTTCGTTCGGCCTTTAGAGTGGAGGATAAATCCCTTGAACGTGAAGTTTTTGGTATTGTATTTCCAAATCCCGTTGGACTAGCCGCTGGCTTTGATAAGGATGCCAAACTCTACAAGGAGCTGTATAATTTTGGGTTTGGCTTTATTGAAATAGGGACTTTAACCCCAGTTGGGCAACCGGGAAACCCCAAGCCTCGCATGTTCCGCTTGCCGATGGATAGTGGATTGATCAACAGAATGGGCTTCAATAACAGTGGGGTAGATAGTGCGGTAGAGCGACTCAAGAAGAGAAACCCAAAGCTCATCATTGGAGGGAACATCGGTAAGAATAAGGTAACCCCAAATGAAGAAGCCACAAGCGATTACGTAAAGTGCTTCAATGCTTTGTACGATTACGTAGACTATTTTGTGGTGAATGTGAGTTCTCCCAACACTCCAAACTTACGAGAACTACAAGACAAAGAACCACTTACAGAGTTGTTGAATACACTGGAAGAGCTCAACAAAACCAAACCAGCACGAAAACCAATTCTACTTAAAATTGCTCCAGATGTTACAGATGGACAATTAGTGGACATCGTGGATATCATTCGTGAGTCAGGTATCGATGGGGTAATTGCCACCAACACGACAATAGATAGATCTGGACTCATCACTGATGCAAAATACGTAGAGAGCATAGGTGCTGGTGGACTCAGTGGAGCTCCGGTAAAGGATAAGAGCACTGCGGTAATCAAACGCTTGGCAGAGCTTTCCAAGGGAAGTTTCCCCATCATCGCTGTTGGAGGGATCTACACCGCTGCAGATGCAAAAGAGAAACTAGACGCTGGAGCTAGTTTGGTTCAAGTATATACTGGCTTCATTTACGAAGGCCCAGGTATGGTGAAGAGGATATTGAAAGGACTTTAGTCTTCAGCGCGGAGGCACCAGACTAAAACCCCTCAAACCCCTCAAACCTCGCAAACTCCTAAAACCCCATTAAATCGTATCTTCGCACTGGCTCAAAAATCAACAAAGGAAATGGCTCAAGAATCCCGCATGCAAATCGTGGAATGTCCGCGTGATGCGATGCAAGGCATACATCCGTTTATTCCCACACAGCGTAAGATCGACTACATCAACAGTTTGTTGAAAGTAGGGTTTGATACAATAGATTTTGGATCTTTTGTTTCTGAAAAGGCGATTCCTCAATTGAGAGATACACGAGAGGTAGTGGAGAAGTTAGAATTGGATCAAACCGACTCAAGACTACTCAGTATAGTGGCCAATGTTCGAGGAGCGGAGGCAGCATGCGAATACGATGTTATCGATGACTTGGGGTTCCCATTTTCACTTTCTGAAACCTTTCAACAGCGAAACACCAACAGGAGCATGATGGAGGCTTTTGATGTGGTGAAGGCCATTAGCGAATTGACACACAAGCACGATAAGCGCTTGGTGGTTTATTTAAGTATGGGGTTTGGCAATCCGTATGATGAACCTTGGAGTGTAGAGATAGTAGAAGAGTGGGCAGAAAAAATGGTGAGTAAGGGGGTGAAAGTACTCTCCTTGTCTGATACCATCGGAACCTCAAACCCAGATAGCATTGATTATCTATTTAGCAATCTCATTCCTCGTTTCGATGGCGTACTCTTCGGAGCGCATTTACACACTACACCGTCTACTTGGTTTGAAAAAGTAGATGCTGCTTGGCGCGCTGGTTGCCGGAGGTTTGACGGAGCTATTAAGGGATTCGGTGGTTGTCCAATGGCAGCCGATGATCTTGTTGGCAACATGCCAACCGAGAAGTTGCTAAACTATGCGGCTCAAAATCAGATACGTACAGGGGTGAATGGCTTGGCCTTTGAATCCTCTTACAATGAAGCCTTAAAAACGTTTCCAACCGCGATAGGAATTTAACTACCTTCGCGCCATTCGCGGTGTCCCGAAGTTTCGGGATGAAAAGGGAATCCGGTGTAAATCCGGAACTGTACCCGCAGCTGTAATTCCATGAGTGTCTCAATCCACACAGCCACTGAGTAAAATCGGGAAGGCATGAGACAAAGGAAGAGTCAGAAGACCTGCCACGAATGTAATAACACATCCTCTTCGGGAAGAAAGAGAGCGTGGCATGAAAGAAAACAAGTACCTACATATTGTTGGTGCATTATTCCTTGGAATAACTAGCACCTATTCGGCAGATGCTCAAGAAGAGTTGTCGGAAGTGACAATTGAAGCACCTCGCTTTGGCAATGCACGCTATGGTTCGGATGAGCGTATTGATACGCTACCCGTTCGATCTATGGCCGATGTAAACCTAGCTGAATCGCTAGCGGGCAATTCCTCCATTTACATACGAAGCTACGGACCTGGATTGGCCAGTACGATCTCCTTTAGAGGATACAGTCCTTCTCAAACTGCCGTGTATTGGAACGGTATGCCGCTAAATTCTCCGGCCTTAGGTCTAACAGACCTTTCAACCCTTCCTCTGGATGCTAAAGTTGAAATTGATGCGGGGGCAGCGGGATCTTTAAACGGTTCTTCGTACATGGGGGGAGCCCTTCAAGTGTATTCCAACAAACAGTTGAACAACGATCTAGAAGTTTCAAATACGTTTACTTATCGCACGTCTGGGTTGTTTGAAAACCGGGCGAGAATATCATTTAAAACGAAGCAGGTCTCGCATCATCTAGGAACGATCAATCAATGGGGGCCACTCGATTTTGAGTATACGGATTTATACGGTGATGTTCGCGAGAGGATAGGCTCGGATCAATCTGCCGTACACCTTACCTATGAGGGTAACTGGATGCTTGAGAATCGTCAGCTTACATGGGGTTTTTGGGGATCTACGATTGATAGGGGGATTCCCAAGAGCATTAGCCAGACCTATGGTCCAGGTGCCACACAATACGACGATCAAACCAGAGCCTACTTCCGATATGAAGTGGATCAGCTCAGGTATGGCTATCACATACAAACCAGTAACTACTGGGAGGATCAACGCTACGTAGATCCTACGGCGAGTTTAAATGACACCAACCTGGCTTGGGCACAATACAGCGATGCATCTTTCTATTACCATATTAACGAATCTCTCTTGCTTACTACCGTTCTTGATCACGCTTACCAAAAGGTGAAAGGGAGTTCTAAGTCAACTTCAGATTTACACCGAATGGGAGCTGGTGTACGCTTGAACTGGACGTTTGCAAAAGACTATCTCATCTTGGATGGCGCGCTCAAAGTAGATCATCAACAATCCCAAACACCACTGTTGCCATCGGTGGGATTGAAGCTGAATAATGTGCGAGGTTTTCATGCGCAAGCTTCCTATCGTCAGCATTTTAGATTCCCTACCTTAAATGATTTATACTGGACACCAGGAGGGAATATCAACCTTAGTCCGGAGCTTGGTTATACGGTAGATATCCGACTAAAAAAGATGTGGGATATTTCAGGAGGACTACTATCACTCTCGGTAGATCCATACTATTCTCAAGTAGAAGACTATATTCTTTGGGTTTCGGTTGGACCGTTTTATTCCCCCATGAATGTTCGAAAAGTAGAACTTTATGGTGGGACTGTTGGAGGTTCATATGCCTCATCATCTGCGCTTACAGTGCCATTTGTAATTGGAGTAGAGGGTTCTTGGAATAGCACGAAAACTTTGGAAAGTACAAACCCCAGCGATCCAACGCTTGGGAACCAATTGATTTATACTCCAGAGTACAGAGCAGCTTTGAATGCTTCAGTCAAATTTTTAGGGGCCTCTCTTTGGATGCGAGCAACCCGAACATCCAACGTACATACTACAACCGACAACAATCCAGTCTACGATATTCCCGGATATAACCTAATAGATCTGGGGGTTGACTATACGTTACCCTATCGTTCGGTAAATGTGACATTGGGAGCAGCAGTTCTCAATGCCACCAACGAAGAATACAGTCAGCAACGATTTTACCCTATGCCGGGGATACAAGGCAATCTATCAGTCAAATTTCAATTTAAATACCATGAGAATTAATTCTTGGGCCCTTTTAGCTGCACTTCCAATCTTGGCGTCATGTGCTAAAGATGAGCCCAAAACATCTAAAGGCAACAACGGAGATTATGCCAATGGGATGTTCATCACCAATGAAGGTCCTTTTCAAGGTGGAAACGGAACACTTTCGTTCTACAACACCACAGATGGAACGCTTGAGAACGATGTGTTTGCGAGTGTTAACCTTCGCCCACTTGGAAACGTGGTTCACAGTATGAGTATTTCTGGTGATCAGGCATTTATTGTTGTAAACAACAGCGGTGTAGTTGAAATCGTTGATGCTGATGACATGAGCTCAAACGGAACCATTACGGGATTGCAACAGCCGCGTTACGCTGTAGGTATTGGTGCAAATGAAGTAGCAATTTCAAACTGGGGA includes:
- a CDS encoding protein-L-isoaspartate(D-aspartate) O-methyltransferase, which translates into the protein MRKDTPKHQGLRNQLVEVLREKGVNNEAVLTAISKVPRHLYMDSSFEQYAYRDQAFPIRANQTISQPYTVAVQSDLLGVSEGDKVLEIGTGSGYQAAVLCEMGVKVFTVERQKELFDHTSVLLQQLGYKPTAKFGDGYKGMPTFAPFDGIVVTAAAPEIPKALLAQLKVGGRLVIPVGAVDAVQTMYCITRKSEKQFSRAVHGDFRFVPMLSDKE
- the smpB gene encoding SsrA-binding protein SmpB, translated to MKNDVLIKNRKARHDYELLETFTAGLKLQGTEIKSIRQGKANLADSYCYFEGEELFVKNMHIAEYDHGNIFNHDPLRERKLLLSRRELDKLQKKLKDQGLTIVTLRLYINDRGWAKLDIALAKGKKQHDKRDTLKEKQQKRDMDRAKASY
- a CDS encoding quinone-dependent dihydroorotate dehydrogenase yields the protein MYKSIIRPILFQLNPESAHHFTFKFVKVIHRIPGVGAMLRSAFRVEDKSLEREVFGIVFPNPVGLAAGFDKDAKLYKELYNFGFGFIEIGTLTPVGQPGNPKPRMFRLPMDSGLINRMGFNNSGVDSAVERLKKRNPKLIIGGNIGKNKVTPNEEATSDYVKCFNALYDYVDYFVVNVSSPNTPNLRELQDKEPLTELLNTLEELNKTKPARKPILLKIAPDVTDGQLVDIVDIIRESGIDGVIATNTTIDRSGLITDAKYVESIGAGGLSGAPVKDKSTAVIKRLAELSKGSFPIIAVGGIYTAADAKEKLDAGASLVQVYTGFIYEGPGMVKRILKGL
- a CDS encoding hydroxymethylglutaryl-CoA lyase gives rise to the protein MAQESRMQIVECPRDAMQGIHPFIPTQRKIDYINSLLKVGFDTIDFGSFVSEKAIPQLRDTREVVEKLELDQTDSRLLSIVANVRGAEAACEYDVIDDLGFPFSLSETFQQRNTNRSMMEAFDVVKAISELTHKHDKRLVVYLSMGFGNPYDEPWSVEIVEEWAEKMVSKGVKVLSLSDTIGTSNPDSIDYLFSNLIPRFDGVLFGAHLHTTPSTWFEKVDAAWRAGCRRFDGAIKGFGGCPMAADDLVGNMPTEKLLNYAAQNQIRTGVNGLAFESSYNEALKTFPTAIGI
- a CDS encoding TonB-dependent receptor plug domain-containing protein, with product MKENKYLHIVGALFLGITSTYSADAQEELSEVTIEAPRFGNARYGSDERIDTLPVRSMADVNLAESLAGNSSIYIRSYGPGLASTISFRGYSPSQTAVYWNGMPLNSPALGLTDLSTLPLDAKVEIDAGAAGSLNGSSYMGGALQVYSNKQLNNDLEVSNTFTYRTSGLFENRARISFKTKQVSHHLGTINQWGPLDFEYTDLYGDVRERIGSDQSAVHLTYEGNWMLENRQLTWGFWGSTIDRGIPKSISQTYGPGATQYDDQTRAYFRYEVDQLRYGYHIQTSNYWEDQRYVDPTASLNDTNLAWAQYSDASFYYHINESLLLTTVLDHAYQKVKGSSKSTSDLHRMGAGVRLNWTFAKDYLILDGALKVDHQQSQTPLLPSVGLKLNNVRGFHAQASYRQHFRFPTLNDLYWTPGGNINLSPELGYTVDIRLKKMWDISGGLLSLSVDPYYSQVEDYILWVSVGPFYSPMNVRKVELYGGTVGGSYASSSALTVPFVIGVEGSWNSTKTLESTNPSDPTLGNQLIYTPEYRAALNASVKFLGASLWMRATRTSNVHTTTDNNPVYDIPGYNLIDLGVDYTLPYRSVNVTLGAAVLNATNEEYSQQRFYPMPGIQGNLSVKFQFKYHEN